In Nostoc edaphicum CCNP1411, the sequence TAAATCCGGCGGATCAGCCAGTGCTTTATATCTCCCTCAACTCGTCTATTCTGCCCCTATCAACTGTAGACAAGTATGCTGAGACATTGCTGGCACAACGTCTATCAATGGTGGATGGGGTAGCGCAGGTGCAGGTGTTTGGTTCCCAAAAATACGCGGTACGAATTCAGCTTGATCCGGAATCGCTGAGTGCTAAGGGGATAGGAATTGATGAAGTAGCAAGTGCGATCGCAAATGGAAATGTTAATCTACCTACTGGCACACTTTACGGTCAACAGCAGAATTCTACAATCCAAGCAAACGGTCAACTTAACGATGCCGCCAGCTATCGCTCCCTAAATGTGGCCTATCAAAATGGCGCACCAGTGCAGCTAGGCGAACTGGGTCAAGTCCTGGACAGTGTAGAAAATGACAAAATAGCAAGTTGGTATTTTCCTGTCAAAAAGGAGAGTAAGGAAGCAGGGGACAAGTCCTCAATCCAAAATCCAAAATCTAAAATCCAAAATTCTGGCGTTCGGGCGATTGTTTTAGCAATTCAGCGCCAACCGGGAACTAATACTGTTCAAGTAGTGGATGCAATTAAGAAATTGCTACCCACCTTCCGCACACAGATTCCGGCGGCTGTGAACATGGATATTCTCTACGATCGCTCCCAGTCAATTCGCGAGTCGGTGGATGATGTACAATTCACGCTGTTGCTCACCATCGCTCTGGTGGTGCTGGTAATCTTTTTGTTTCTCCGCAATATCTCTGCTACAGTCATTCCCAGTTTGGCAGTACCGCTTTCGATCGTAGCGACTTTTGGAGTCATGGTGCTACTGGGCTTCTCTCTCGATAACCTATCACTGATGGCGTTGACCCTTTCAGTTGGCTTCGTGGTTGATGATGCCGTAGTCATGCTAGAGAACATTGTCCGCCACATGGAAATGGGTGAAAGCCGTATGGAAGCCGCCCTAAATGGTTCTAAAGAAATTGGTTTCACAATTTTATCTATGACCATCTCCTTAGTGGCAGTATTTATCCCGATACTGTTCATGGAAGGCATTTTGGGGCGACTATTCCGTGAGTTTGCCGTTACAATCAGCGTTGCAATCTTAGTATCTGGCGTAATATCCCTAAGTTTAACGCCAATGCTGTGTTCCAGATTCTTGAGTCCACCTCATCATGAGCAAGATAGTGAGGAGGATGAGGGAGCAGGGGAAGATGAGGGAGAAATTCTTAATTCCCAGTCCCCAGTCCCTAGTCTCCAATCCCGAATCCAAAATTTCAACCGTCGTCTCTACAATTTTTCAGAAAATATCTTTAATGTGATTTTGGGCGGATACGATTGGAGTTTGAAGAAATCACTCAAGTATCACCGCACGACAATGGTGATTTCGGGAGCGATTCTTGTAGCAACAGTGTATCTATTTATAATTGTGCCTAAAGGGTTTGTTCCCAACGCAGATGTTGGACAAATCACTGCAACTACTCAAGCATCAGAGGATATATCCTTTGATGAGATGGTAAAACATCAACAAGCTGTAGCTGCGATCGCTTATCGTGATCCTAATGTCGATTCTATCAACTCTAGTGTGGGGGCTGGCGGGCCAAATGCTTCCGCTAATGCTGGCAGAATTTTAATCGAACTTAAGCCCCGCCATGAGCGCCATCTCAGTGCTGATGAAGTTGTGCAGGAACTCCGACCGAAGTTGTCAGTTGTGCCTGGAATCAAGGTTTTCTTGCAAAATCCTCCAGCCATTAATGTCGGTGGCCAACAGACAAAAGCACAGTATCAATTTACTCTGCAAACTCCCAATATCCAGGAGCTTTACCAGTATGCTCCAGCCCTGGAAAACAAGCTCCGCACAATGTCAGATTTACAAGATGTCAACAGCGATTTGCAAATTAAGAATCCTCAAGTAAAAGTAGACATCAACCGCGACCAAGCTTCGGCTCTAGAGTTGACGGCTAATCAGATTGAAACTGCTCTGAGTAATGCCTATGGTACTCGCCAAGTTTCCACCATCTACGCCCCTGATAGCCAGTACCAAGTAATTATGGGTGTGGAACCAAAATATCAACAAAATTCCAATGCCCTAGATTTACTTTCAGTTCGTACCCCCAGTGGGCAACTCGTACCTCTCAATGCTGTAGCAACCTTGAGCAAAGATGTAGGCCCCTTGACTATAAACCACAAAGGGCAACTGGCATCTGTCACCTTCTCCTTTAACCTCAAACCAGGAGTATCGCTCGGTAATGTCACCGGGAAAATTGAGCAAATCGCCCGTCAAACACTACCACCAACTATCAGTACAGCCTTCCAAGGTTCCGCACAGGCATTCCAGTCATCAATTCAGGGCTTAGGAATGTTATTGCTGGTTGCCATCTTAGTGATTTATATCGTTTTGGGGATTCTCTACGAAAACTTCATTCACCCGCTGACAATCCTTTCTAGCTTACCCTCCGCTGGATTTGGGGCAATACTAACCCTATTGCTGTTTCAAGTTGACTTGAATATTTACGCCTTCGTGGGCATCATCCTGTTGGTTGGCATTGTGAAGAAAAACGGGATCATGATGGTTGACTTTGCAATTATTGCCCGTCAAAATGGCAAAACTCCTTATGATGCTATTTATGAAGCTTGCTTAGTGAGGTTCCGCCCCATCATGATGACGACAATGGCAGCACTCATGGGTACACTGCCTATCGCCCTCGGTTTGGGAGCCGGTGCAGATACACGTCGTCCCCTTGGTTTAGCTGTAGTTGGGGGGTTGGTGTTCTCGCAGTTTCTCACACTTTATTTGACGCCCGTTTTCTACACCTACATGGAGTCTTGGCAAACCAAACTTCAAAAACGCAATTGGCGCAAACAGGCAATTTGACACTTCTCTGATATCGTGTTTGGCTAAAGACTTATCATTTAGACATCAGGGGGCAAGAGACTTTTTCGATTTGCGATCGCGATTATCTCTTATGGAAAACTAAAAGCGATCGCTCCTTTCTGAAATTTGAGGTTTGCCGAACTAAGTAATAATAATTACTCTCCCTGTATCTAAATCGTAACGACCCCCCACAATTTTCAATTTTCCCGCCTCCACCTGCTCAGTTAAAAGCTTTGATCGCTTCAACCGTTCAATTTGATATTGCACATTTGCCACAACAGCGTTTTCAACCGCATCACCCGGCTGATCTTTGACCTTTTTTAGGGCTGGCTTAATTGCCTTCACAAAAGTACTAATATCACCGGGTAACGATTCGTTTTGTACAGCGGCGGTTACAGCCCCACAACGCTCATGACCCATTACCATCAGCAGCGGACTACCTAACAATACAACCGCATATTCAATACTGCCAAGCGCTTCATGTGTGGCAATATTTCCGGCAATCCGAACATCAAAAATATCCCCAATGCCTTGGTCAAAAACAATTTCTGCGGGCACTCGTGAATCCGCACAACTGAGGATGGTTGCAAATGGATGTTGAGCTTGAGCAACTTCCTGCAACCGCAACGCAGATTGATCCGGGTATTGGGGATGATGATCAACAAATCGCTGATTTCCCTCTACCAGCTTTTGTAAGGCTGCATCGGGACTAAGGGATTGAGTGGGGGCTGGGTGAATTTCGTCAGCTTTAGCCTGTTCTACCCGCCAGAGTAAATCGCTGGCAGATAACATCATCCCAAATGCCCCGGTCATTCCTAACTTTAAAAAGTCACGACGTTCTATGAAATGCTTCATTGAATTTATAACTCTCTTACATTGACGCAACACATCTGACAGAGCGAATCTCCATCACATCAGAAACGTAGCAAGTACCCCCGAACTTGTTGAGAAGTGGTTTGATATTTTCTACAACAGGCTTGAGTTGTTCTGGCATACAAAAGGCCAGGATGTAAACATTATCAAGCATAGTCATGTCTAAATCTTCTGTTGTTCCTTGTAATCCTTTACCAGCAACATTTCGGATTACGGCATGATTATGTACACCCGACTTGTCTAAATTATCTAAAATTTTGGCAAGCTCAAAGGAGTTGGCGATAATTTCTATCTTTTTAACTACGTGCATATTATTAGCTCCAAAATAGGTTAATTCCGTAGAGATATAGCGGAATTCCCACAATAATATTGAACGGAAATGTCACCGCTAAAGCGGTAGAAACATACAGGCTGGGATTTGCTTCTGGAACAGTCATCCGCATCGCCGCTGGAACAGCAATATAAGAAGCGCTGGCACACAATACAGCGAATAACAGCGAATCTCCGCGAGGCATACCGATGAATTTGGCAATTACCAACCCAATGCCTGCATTGAGTATAGGAATTAGTATGGCAAATAAAATCAGGAAAACTCCGGTTTTTTGCAAGTCTTTAATTCTTCTAGCAGCGACCAATCCCATGTCCAGTAAAAAGAAGGTGAGAACGCCATAAAATAACCCTTGAGTAAAGGGTTCTAATACTTTCCAACCGTGTTCTCCTGTCAAGACACCTATAAAGAGACTGCCAACTAGGAGAAAAACTGAACTATTAAGAAATGCTTCTTGTAAAACTTCCGGCCACGATAAGTCCCGCTTTCCATCGGCGGCGAATATATTCACCAAAATTAGACCAACTATAATCGCTGGGGATTCCATCAGGGCAAGGGCTGCTACCATGTAACCATCAAAAGTGATGCCAAGCTCAGTCAAAAAGGCGCTAGCTGTAATGAAGGTGACGGCACTGATCGAACCGTAGGTTGCTGCGATCGCAGCCGCATCGTAAGTATCCAATTTCCACTTCAGGATAAAAAAGGTATAAATTGGAACAATGCAAGCCATCATCATTGCTGCCGCGAGTGTTAGAATTACTTCCTGAGTTACACCGCTTTTGATTAGTTCTACGCCTCCCTTAAAACCAATGGCAAACAGCAGATACAACGAAAATAGTTTGGGTATTGGTGCAGGAATTTCTAGATCAGACTTGACAAAAACAGCAATCATGCCTAAAAAGAAAAACAGGATTGGCGGATTCAAAATATTGGATACAATTAAGCTCAAATCCATATCCACCCCTCCTTGTATTGGTTAAACCTGAAATTAAAGAAATTTTTCATCTTTAAAAATTTAAAGGTTGAATCATGATGTATCGTGTATCGTTACCCAATGTCAATTGGGTACTCAAGGAGTGAATCGTCCTATTGGTGACAATACTTATTGGTTAGGTGTTAAACAGCGCTGAGAACGGAAAAAGTGAGAGCTTGCCCAACATTTTTTGATGTTGGAT encodes:
- a CDS encoding sodium-dependent bicarbonate transport family permease; amino-acid sequence: MDLSLIVSNILNPPILFFFLGMIAVFVKSDLEIPAPIPKLFSLYLLFAIGFKGGVELIKSGVTQEVILTLAAAMMMACIVPIYTFFILKWKLDTYDAAAIAATYGSISAVTFITASAFLTELGITFDGYMVAALALMESPAIIVGLILVNIFAADGKRDLSWPEVLQEAFLNSSVFLLVGSLFIGVLTGEHGWKVLEPFTQGLFYGVLTFFLLDMGLVAARRIKDLQKTGVFLILFAILIPILNAGIGLVIAKFIGMPRGDSLLFAVLCASASYIAVPAAMRMTVPEANPSLYVSTALAVTFPFNIIVGIPLYLYGINLFWS
- a CDS encoding carbonic anhydrase; the encoded protein is MKHFIERRDFLKLGMTGAFGMMLSASDLLWRVEQAKADEIHPAPTQSLSPDAALQKLVEGNQRFVDHHPQYPDQSALRLQEVAQAQHPFATILSCADSRVPAEIVFDQGIGDIFDVRIAGNIATHEALGSIEYAVVLLGSPLLMVMGHERCGAVTAAVQNESLPGDISTFVKAIKPALKKVKDQPGDAVENAVVANVQYQIERLKRSKLLTEQVEAGKLKIVGGRYDLDTGRVIIIT
- a CDS encoding efflux RND transporter permease subunit, with protein sequence MNISELFIRRPIMTTLVMVGILIFGLISYQQLPVSDLPNVDYPTLQVTANLPGASPETMAASVATPLEQQFSSIAGLSSMNSTSSLGTTQLTLQFDLNRDIDGAALDVQSAISKGAKQLPTNMPNPPSYRKVNPADQPVLYISLNSSILPLSTVDKYAETLLAQRLSMVDGVAQVQVFGSQKYAVRIQLDPESLSAKGIGIDEVASAIANGNVNLPTGTLYGQQQNSTIQANGQLNDAASYRSLNVAYQNGAPVQLGELGQVLDSVENDKIASWYFPVKKESKEAGDKSSIQNPKSKIQNSGVRAIVLAIQRQPGTNTVQVVDAIKKLLPTFRTQIPAAVNMDILYDRSQSIRESVDDVQFTLLLTIALVVLVIFLFLRNISATVIPSLAVPLSIVATFGVMVLLGFSLDNLSLMALTLSVGFVVDDAVVMLENIVRHMEMGESRMEAALNGSKEIGFTILSMTISLVAVFIPILFMEGILGRLFREFAVTISVAILVSGVISLSLTPMLCSRFLSPPHHEQDSEEDEGAGEDEGEILNSQSPVPSLQSRIQNFNRRLYNFSENIFNVILGGYDWSLKKSLKYHRTTMVISGAILVATVYLFIIVPKGFVPNADVGQITATTQASEDISFDEMVKHQQAVAAIAYRDPNVDSINSSVGAGGPNASANAGRILIELKPRHERHLSADEVVQELRPKLSVVPGIKVFLQNPPAINVGGQQTKAQYQFTLQTPNIQELYQYAPALENKLRTMSDLQDVNSDLQIKNPQVKVDINRDQASALELTANQIETALSNAYGTRQVSTIYAPDSQYQVIMGVEPKYQQNSNALDLLSVRTPSGQLVPLNAVATLSKDVGPLTINHKGQLASVTFSFNLKPGVSLGNVTGKIEQIARQTLPPTISTAFQGSAQAFQSSIQGLGMLLLVAILVIYIVLGILYENFIHPLTILSSLPSAGFGAILTLLLFQVDLNIYAFVGIILLVGIVKKNGIMMVDFAIIARQNGKTPYDAIYEACLVRFRPIMMTTMAALMGTLPIALGLGAGADTRRPLGLAVVGGLVFSQFLTLYLTPVFYTYMESWQTKLQKRNWRKQAI
- a CDS encoding P-II family nitrogen regulator, giving the protein MHVVKKIEIIANSFELAKILDNLDKSGVHNHAVIRNVAGKGLQGTTEDLDMTMLDNVYILAFCMPEQLKPVVENIKPLLNKFGGTCYVSDVMEIRSVRCVASM